A stretch of Sebastes fasciatus isolate fSebFas1 chromosome 19, fSebFas1.pri, whole genome shotgun sequence DNA encodes these proteins:
- the LOC141757476 gene encoding AP-4 complex accessory subunit RUSC2, protein MIGASSLSGHTLIACHFPVVQLPTWQLPVQALCGSAKRPGRLCSVGLTRAVSLPERDSLHREHAFAGGRRPFSSSYGSLNEDRAEEEGASDSSGRYDSNSSPEETSSHLKKESSGARDRDSLRSRNSFLPSTELDEDEEDEDSDGDNLHRYHEDSSFVLHGNSNWPRNNGARNHTMSHRDSEWGNEGTMLGTKSDQEWLSNQPRQQDSLQTECFHVSRSGITVVAFGEQDSDRLKDNMSCCIHKCSPELFSNSHAEYVSDSSCNSSDGVLVNFCTIYNRSNNPATPNDLSSPVVHPYPSSEGSVFLNLQPVAQTPAEDLQHDDMAVNSPPKEEVDVTPPASCWSPQGLDSNCNLYSLEPLPPGLSSLEVSDLAACLQSQATLAMGTNQKYYKLVTCDLSSKSPSPAWSSLTSCPEGQSRSSPFHPSEHLFEDHKKEEQHKEAEKEKEDHQKEKRFSSAQCSAGFDRSQFQTYDYQVATTSTEKALCRKEHTDSIQSLSHTPCSLCPSQCSPHSSECQGTSVASTRPSVILHQEHCDTDATEKGACSLENAVVRYSKAQRPTSLPIQPFVLVPTGKPQTQHLGCLLEQYINQKSSKSGSSQPGLKFKAKSSQCFSNLQPSPMGNRCPVFLEAPSSSDTCSTCTPSPECFSRRRAWSQPCRSQGCPSLCTLNCSLDPTPSSPTPRLVQDKTSPYSGKTTNFSAPNQTNLVKIPTYQDLINLTPEQSHANTEPKSPTYHPLVSHTPPTLLLTTDARHPNLQVSLSPPATVQPDKKLPQHRAAPAADAGFFRGGFTAALSSVAPLSSLSCLLSLAASGLQMQDSTGKPSQSQHSDSLILSDRPPTEFCLSPDTSYESMSISHLQRRGLLRSVSRAVDLIMAHFGSSRDPEEKMRLGNSSRSPTIGGLVLEHLCPAIQNILEDGLRDHKLDLIIGQRRNHSWSVVEVSTRIGPSTRVLHSLVSKIRQCPQLASHCMRLRAFIMGLLNLRALEFWLSHLQSQKDVVTAYYHSWGFLFMSLGQCQPMFQELLLLLQPLSVMPFDLNLLLEPRLLRNRQLCSEEEQGVSPPPPCSALLVTSWPLLQADKKVDSSQQTKISQQTALHRQESPSFQKQDCVGMQANRSPLAPIPEWWPKEPDLMDGMDEGEDCSHNYADTWSQISMDSRQEERTGEKDNGTPIASTCVQTESPCLGGLRWAKLFGAADTSTRTESVSQSHSGAQTKRCRRPSQWLHFDRSQLGLLAQSIRSMKL, encoded by the exons ATGATTGGAGCATCCAGTCTCTCAGGGCACACCCTAATAGCATGCCACTTCCCCGTGGTTCAGCTCCCCACTTGGCAACTTCCTGTCCAGGCCCTGTGCGGCTCAGCCAAGAGGCCCGGCCGGCTGTGCTCAGTAGGTCTGACCCGAGCTGTGTCCCTCCCAGAGCGAGACTCGCTGCACCGAGAGCACGCCTTCGCAGGCGGGCGAAGGCCTTTTTCCAGCAGCTACGGTAGTCTCAACGAGGACCgagcggaggaggagggggccAGCGACAGCAGCGGGAGGTACGACTCCAACTCGTCACCAGAGGAGACGAGTTCCCATCTGAAGAAGGAAAGTTCTGGAGCTAGAGATAGAGACAGCCTGCGGTCACGCAACTCATTCCTTCCCAGTACAGAGCtagatgaggatgaggaagatgaagatAGTGATGGCGATAATCTACACCGATATCACGAGGACTCCTCTTTTGTGCTGCATGGAAATTCCAACTGGCCTCGAAATAATGGTGCCAGAAATCATACAATGTCCCACAGGGACAGCGAATGGGGCAATGAAGGGACCATGCTGGGTACGAAGAGTGACCAGGAGTGGCTCTCTAACCAGCCTCGCCAGCAGGACTCACTGCAGACTGAATGCTTTCATGTGAGCAGATCTGGCATCACAGTGGTGGCTTTTGGCGAGCAAGACTCAGACAGACTGAAGGATAACATGTCCTGCTGCATCCACAAATGTTCCCCAGAGCTGTTCTCCAACAGCCACGCAGAGTATGTCAGCGACTCTTCCTGTAACAGCTCTGATGGCGTCTTGGTTAACTTCTGCACCATCTATAACAGGAGCAACAACCCTGCCACGCCGAACGACCTCAGCAGTCCCGTGGTTCACCCCTATCCGTCATCTGAGGGATCCGTGTTCCTCAACCTTCAACCCGTTGCTCAGACTCCAGCCGAGGACCTCCAACATGATGACATGGCGGTTAACTCTCCCCCTAAAGAGGAGGTCGACGTGACACCCCCCGCTTCCTGCTGGTCTCCTCAGGGCCTCGACTCTAACTGCAATCTTTACTCCCTGGAGCCGCTACCCCCGGGTCTCTCTTCGCTGGAGGTGTCAGACCTGGCCGCCTGCCTCCAAAGCCAGGCCACATTAGCTATGGGGACCAACCAGAAGTACTACAAGCTTGTGACCTGTGACCTCTCCTCCAAGTCGCCTAGCCCAGCCTGGTCCAGCCTCACCAGCTGCCCCGAGGGTCAGAGCAGAAGTAGCCCCTTCCATCCCTCTGAGCACCTCTTTGAGGATCATAAGAAAGAAGAACAACACAAAGAAGCAGAGAAG GAGAAAGAGGATCACCAGAAGGAGAAGAGGTTCTCCTCCGCACAGTGCAGCGCCGGGTTTGATCGCTCTCAGTTTCAGACCTATGATTACCAAGTTGCCACCACCTCCACTGAGAAAGCCCTCTGCAGGAAGGAACATACAGACAGCATCCAAAGCCTCTCCCACACGCCTTGTTCGCTCTGCCCCAGCCAGTGTAGCCCACATAGCAGTGAATGCCAAGGCACAAGCGTTGCGTCCACACGGCCATCTGTGATTCTGCACCAGGAGCACTGTGATACTGATGCTACTGAGAAGG GAGCATGTTCATTGGAAAATGCAGTGGTGCGCTACAGTAAAGCCCAGAGACCAACCTCGCTGCCCATCCAGCCCTTTGTTCTGGTCCCCACAGGCAAACCCCAGACCCAGCACCTGGGCTGTCTTCTGGAGCAGTACATAAACCAGAAGAGCAGCAAGTCTGGTAGCTCCCAACCGGGCCTCAAGTTCAAGGCCAAAAGCAGCCAGTGCTTTTCTAATCTTCAGCCGTCACCGATGGGCAACCGTTGCCCCGTCTTCCTGGAGGCTCCGTCGAGCTCTGACACCTGCTCCACCTGCACGCCGAGCCCAGAGTGCTTCAGCCGCAGACGGGCATGGAGCCAGCCCTGCAGAAGCCAAGGATGCCCAAGTCTGTGTACATTAAACTGCAGCCTAGATCCAACTCCCAGCAGCCCAACGCCCAGACTGGTTCAAGATAAAACAAGCCCATACTCAGGCAAAACTACCAATTTTTCAGCCCCAAATCAGACCAACCTTGTAAAAATTCCCACCTACCAGGACCTTATTAACCTCACACCTGAGCAGAGCCATGCCAACACTGAGCCCAAAAGTCCCACCTACCATCCACTAGTCTCCCATACACCGCCCACTTTACTCCTAACCACTGACGCCCGTCACCCAAACCTGCAGGTGTCCCTGTCTCCTCCTGCAACCGTACAACCAGACAAGAAGCTCCCTCAGCACCGGGCTGCACCTGCAGCTGACGCCGGCTTTTTTCGCGGAGGTTTTACAGCTGCCCTCTCCTCGGtagctcctctctcttctctgagTTGTCTGCTTTCTTTAGCTGCTTCCGGGCTGCAAATGCAGGACTCTACTGGGAAGCCGAGTCAGAGTCAACACAGTGACTCTCTGATCCTGAGCGACAGGCCGCCCACAGAGTTCTGCCTCTCGCCCGACACGTCTTATGAGTCCATGTCTATCAGCCACCTTCAGAGGAGAG GTTTGCTGAGGTCTGTGAGCAGGGCAGTGGATTTGATCATGGCTCATTTTGGCAGCAGCAGAGACCCTGAAGAAAAG ATGCGTCTGGGTAACAGCTCTCGCAGTCCCACAATAGGCGGTCTGGTCCTGGAACATTTGTGTCCGGCGATCCAGAATATTTTAGAGGACGGTCTTAGGGATCACAAATTGGATCTCATCATCGGGCAGCGCCGCAACCACTCCTGGAGCGTGGTGGAGGTCTCTACTAGGATCG GTCCATCCACCAGGGTCCTTCACAGCCTGGTCTCCAAAATCAGACAATGTCCCCAGCTCGCCAGCCACTGCATGAGACTGAGAGCCTTCATCATGGGCCTGCTTAA CTTGAGAGCTTTGGAGTTCTGGCTCAGTCACCTTCAGAGTCAAAAAG ATGTGGTGACAGCATACTACCATTCTTGGGGGTTCCTGTTCATGTCACTGGGTCAGTGTCAGCCCATGTTTCAGGAGCTGCTACTTCTGCTGCAGCCGCTCTCCGTGATGCCCTTTGACCTCAACTTGCTCCTGGAGCCCCGACTGTTACGCAACAGACAGCTGTGTTcggaggaggagcagggtgTTTCTCCACCTCCGCCGTGCTCGGCCCTCCTGGTGACCAGCTGGCCACTACTGCAAGCTGACAAAAAGGTGGACAGCAGTCAGCAAACTAAGATTTCACAGCAGACTGCTCTGCATCGCCAAGAGTCTCCCAGTTTTCAGAAGCAGGATTGCGTAGGGATGCAGGCTAACAGGAGTCCATTAGCGCCTATTCCAGAGTGGTGGCCGAAAGAGCCCGACCTTATGGATGGTATGGATGAAGGGGAGGACTGCAGCCATAATTATGCAGATACTTGGTCCCAAATAAGTATGGACAGCAGGCAAGAAGAGAGGACGGGAGAGAAAGACAATGGGACCCCAATTGCGTCCACTTGTGTCCAGACTGAGAGTCCATGTCTGGGCGGGCTGCGCTGGGCCAAACTGTTCGGAGCAGCTGATACGTCCACCAGGACAGAGAGCGTCTCTCAGAGTCACAGTGGAGCACAAACCAAAAG GTGCAGGCGACCGTCGCAGTGGCTGCATTTTGACAGATCGCAGCTTGGACTGTTGGCTCAATCCATCAGGTCAATGAAGCTATGA
- the scarb2c gene encoding lysosome membrane protein 2c has protein sequence MQQKSCCIYTTGVFSLLLLISGIALVLSNVFPHFLQSMVEKEVVLKNGTEAFEAWENPPAPIYMQFYFFNLTNPLEVLDGDRPAVIEIGPYTYREYRPMEQVDFHDNGTKVAAVNTKTYIFQPNMSRGPESDLIRTVNIPAMTVMEQFKDSSFMANLISNYMKDADEGLFTTRTVGELLWGYEDTLLKALKLLKPDLDDVFGLFYKSNASNDGEYVFFTGQQNYKDYSKVDTWNGDSKLNWWTSDECNMINGTNGASFHPVIAKNETIYIFSSDLCRSIYALYEEDVTVKGIPGYRFSPPSAVFANKTVNPANAGFCVPAENCLGTGLLNVSPCKQGAPIIMSPPHFYQSDEKFVQDVFGMNPNKEQHQTAIDLNPLTGIILQAAKRLQINVNVEKIDTFSQTGNVRTVVFPVVYLNESVVIDDASAAKLQKIAVMKNVVENIPFMLIGLGIIAGVIFMFLMCRQKVPESSAAERQPLLSS, from the exons ATGCAACAGAAATCATGCTGCATTTACACCACCGGAgttttttctcttctgttgtTGATATCGGGCATCGCTTTGGTCTTGTCTAACGTGTTTCCACATTTCCTTCAGTCGATGGTTGAAAAG GAAGTAGTATTGAAGAATGGCACAGAGGCATTTGAGGCCTGGGAGAATCCACCAGCCCCTATTTACATGCAGTTTTACTTCTTTAACCTGACCAACCCCCTGGAGGTGCTGGATGGGGATAGGCCTGCCGTTATTGAGATCGGACCATATACATACag AGAGTACCGGCCCATGGAGCAAGTGGACTTCCACGATAATGGCACTAAAGTAGCAGCTGTCAACACTAAGACCTACATATTCCAGCCTAACATGTCCCGAGGTCCAGAGAGTGACCTCATCAGGACAGTCAACATCCCTGCAATG ACGGTGATGGAACAATTCAAGGACTCGTCTTTTATGGCCAATCTGATCTCCAACTACATGAAGGACGCCGACGAAGGCCTGTTCACCACCCGCACAGTGGGAGAGCTGCTGTGGGGATATGAAGACACCTTGCTCAAAGCCCTCAAACTTCTAAAACCCGACTTGGATGATGTTTTCGGACTCTTCTATAAG agCAATGCTTCCAACGATGGTGAATATGTCTTCTTCACTGGCCAGCAAAACTACAAGGACTATTCCAAAGTGGATACATGGAACGGTGATAG CAAGCTGAATTGGTGGACATCTGATGAGTGCAATATGATCAATGGAACCAACGGAGCATCTTTCCATCCAGTCATCGCCAAGAATGAGACGATCTACATATTCTCCTCTGACCTGTGCAG GTCTATATACGCTCTGTATGAGGAGGATGTGACAGTGAAGGGGATCCCCGGGTATCGCTTCAGCCCCCCTAGCGCGGTGTTTGCCAATAAGACCGTGAACCCGGCCAACGCAGGCTTCTGTGTCCCTGCTGAAAATTGCCTCGGCACTGGCTTGCTGAATGTCAGCCCATGCAAACAAG GAGCTCCCATCATAATGTCTCCGCCACACTTCTACCAGTCAGATGAGAAATTTGTTCAGGATGTATTTGGCATGAATCCTAACAAGGAGCAGCATCAGACTGCGATTGATCTCAATCCG CTAACAGGAATCATCCTGCAAGCTGCAAAGCGGCTCCAGATCAACGTGAATGTCGAGAAAATTGATACCTTCAG TCAAACAGGAAACGTGAGGACGGTGGTCTTTCCTGTGGTTTATCTCAATGag AGTGTCGTCATCGACGACGCGTCGGCCGCGAAGCTGCAGAAGATCGCCGTCATGAAGAACGTCGTGGAGAACATTCCCTTCATGCTGATCGGTCTCGGCATCATCGCGGGAGTAATCTTCATGTTCCTGATGTGTCGACAGAAGGTCCCCGAG AGCTCTGCAGCTGAGCGACAGCCCCTGCTCTCATCATAG
- the LOC141757072 gene encoding liver-expressed antimicrobial peptide 2 — translation MRTLREKIVVLSVLVTLICAIQVDSLPVPKDWNGLIQRTKRSLLWRWNSMKPVGASCRDHLECGSKYCRRSICTFWSST, via the exons ATGAGGACTCTTCGGGAAAAAATCGTTGTTCTCTCAGTTCTTGTGACTCTGATCTGTGCCATTCAG GTCGATTCACTGCCCGTACCTAAAGACTGGAATGGTCTGATCCAGCGGACCAAACGGTCGCTCCTGTGGCGTTGGAACAGCATGAAGCCCGTGGGTGCCAGCTGCAGGGATCACTTGGAGTGTGGCTCAAAATACTGCAG GAGAAGTATCTGTACCTTCTGGAGCTCCACTTGA